A DNA window from Branchiostoma lanceolatum isolate klBraLanc5 chromosome 17, klBraLanc5.hap2, whole genome shotgun sequence contains the following coding sequences:
- the LOC136422811 gene encoding uncharacterized protein translates to MVSAAAVSCTPPLCSPLGLDPCFKIDVCIQEPLWVVPVTRGDVAVEIVTLCSQLELLCEKEMNEGVSREFLSQDRCRKSLSPTFESHAMVLIGKMREALNRLPQPPAFIQDYLQSTGLAGMFPRAAAYIANPQTLYDLGQQGSMDEHFQHMASLHLVSSMCRQLNSDVNNLANHKYIAHQVALLYQSVNPLGSRGPLAPHEKAIKQNFNNIKQALTVAPDSVDPPRLPPDQAEWMNSLTGSLLTTVSGFPPELRRPMQPVLSFLQNHQ, encoded by the exons ATGGTATCGGCTGCTGCAGTCAGTTGTACTCCGCCACTCTGCAGTCCTCTAGGCCTGGACCCatgctttaaaa TTGATGTCTGCATCCAGGAGCCCCTATGGGTGGTGCCGGTAACCAGGGGCGACGTTGCCGTGGAGATTGTGACGCTGTGTTCACAGCTAGAACTTCTGTGTGAGAAGGAGATGAACGAG GGGGTTTCCAGGGAGTTTTTATCTCAGGACCGGTGCAGGAAGTCCCTGAGCCCCACGTTCGAGTCCCATGCCATGGTGCTGATCGGGAAGATGAGGGAAGCTCTGAACAGGCTGCCTCAGCCCCCTGCATTCATACAG GACTACTTACAAAGCACCGGTCTTGCCGGCATGTTTCCCAGAGCTGCGGCGTACATCGCTAATCCTCAGACGCTCTACGATTTGGGACAACAGGGCAGTATGGATG AACACTTCCAGCACATGGCCAGCTTACACCTGGTGTCCTCCATGTGTCGTCAGCTCAACTCAGATGTCAACAACCTCGCCAACCACAAGTACATCGCTCACCAGGTGGCTCTGCTATAT CAGTCAGTGAATCCTCTGGGCAGTAGAGGTCCCCTGGCTCCACATGAAAAGGCCATCAAACAGAACTTCAACAACATCAAACAGGCCCTGACTGTAGCCCCTGACAGTGTGGACCCACCCAGACTACCTCCTGATCAGGCTGAATG GATGAACTCCCTGACCGGCTCTCTCCTGACCACAGTGTCTGGGTTCCCTCCTGAGCTGAGGAGACCTATGCAGCCTGTTCTCAGCTTTCTACAGAATCACCAGTGA